Proteins from a genomic interval of Polaribacter sp. Q13:
- a CDS encoding carboxypeptidase-like regulatory domain-containing protein — protein sequence MRNFKNLLFVALLFVSATVLGQTKITGTVVDDTNQPLPGASVVVKGTTNGTSTDFDGKFTLKADAKSGSIVISFIGFTTKEVTFSASKSNLRKIKLVEDLGALDEIVVTATSFAIDRKTPVAVSTIKAADIEVKLGTQEFPEILKSTPGVYATKAGGGYGDSRINLRGFSSENVAVMINGVPVNDMENGAVYWSNWSGLADVTSAMQVQRGLGASKVAVPSIGGTINIISKSTDALKGGNVTMSTGNDGYQKYGMTVSTGLMDNGLAITASAAKVSGDGYVNGTQFSGVNYFLNVSKIINPNHKLSFNVIGAQQTHGQRYTTKTIAQNRATEQGGKRFNPDWGYRNGQVENNSYNFYNKPQISLNHDWTISDKTYVTTVVYASFGTGGGRRTEGSGKLTSDDYRLGDIDQPIDYDRIVQENKDRGALGSSDVFTASVNNHEWYGVLSTLKTNLTENLVLSAGLDGRYYVGTHYYEITDLLGGQFYQNPKSNDNNYNAPLQVGDRFNRDYEGRVLKYGTFAQLEYSKNDLSLFLSPSISNTRYGRSSFLDDSSNPNGNVSDNVNFLGFGTKGGANYNLDDTNNVFANIGYFSNAPFLTGGVFVDKESVDFNEDATNEKVFSAEIGYGYRSDKFSANVNLYRTSWLDKSIAPSIQDPDNVGQYLNTNITGLDALHQGVEIDFIYKFSDKLKLNGMLSLGDWTWQSDVQGDVLKDDGSLFKQIIVNAKDLKVNDAAQTTYALGLTYNALENSTVFLDYNYAGDIYANFDFSKGTEDRMNTWKLPSYHLFDLGFRHGFEIAGLDTTLSGKMNNIFDVEYISDAFDDKTYHSAETAKVYYGAGRTFSLGLKVKF from the coding sequence ATGAGAAATTTTAAAAACTTATTATTTGTAGCGTTACTTTTTGTATCGGCTACTGTTTTAGGACAAACTAAAATTACTGGTACAGTTGTAGATGATACAAACCAACCTTTACCAGGCGCAAGTGTTGTTGTAAAAGGCACAACAAACGGAACATCAACAGATTTTGATGGAAAATTTACGCTAAAAGCAGATGCTAAATCTGGTTCTATCGTTATTTCTTTTATTGGTTTTACAACCAAAGAAGTTACTTTTTCTGCTTCAAAATCTAATTTGAGAAAAATTAAATTAGTTGAAGATCTTGGTGCTTTAGATGAAATAGTTGTTACTGCTACATCTTTTGCAATTGACAGAAAAACGCCAGTGGCAGTTTCTACGATTAAAGCAGCAGATATTGAAGTTAAACTAGGAACACAAGAATTTCCTGAAATTTTAAAATCTACTCCTGGTGTATATGCTACAAAAGCAGGTGGTGGTTATGGAGATTCTAGAATTAACTTACGTGGTTTTAGTTCTGAAAATGTTGCTGTTATGATTAACGGAGTTCCTGTAAACGATATGGAAAACGGAGCGGTATACTGGTCTAATTGGTCTGGTTTAGCAGATGTTACTTCTGCAATGCAAGTACAAAGAGGTTTAGGAGCTTCTAAAGTGGCTGTGCCTTCAATTGGTGGTACTATTAATATTATCTCTAAATCTACAGACGCTTTAAAAGGAGGAAATGTTACAATGTCTACAGGGAATGATGGATACCAAAAATATGGTATGACTGTATCAACTGGTTTAATGGACAATGGTCTTGCTATTACTGCATCTGCAGCAAAAGTTTCTGGAGATGGTTACGTTAATGGAACACAATTTAGTGGGGTTAACTACTTTTTAAATGTTTCTAAAATTATTAATCCGAATCATAAATTATCTTTTAATGTTATTGGGGCTCAACAAACTCACGGACAAAGATATACTACAAAAACGATTGCTCAAAATAGAGCAACAGAACAAGGAGGGAAAAGATTTAACCCAGATTGGGGATATAGAAACGGACAAGTAGAAAATAATTCTTATAACTTTTATAATAAACCACAAATCTCTTTAAATCACGATTGGACAATTTCTGATAAAACGTATGTTACAACTGTTGTTTATGCTTCTTTTGGAACAGGTGGAGGTAGAAGAACTGAAGGTTCTGGTAAACTTACAAGTGACGATTACAGGCTAGGAGATATAGATCAACCAATCGATTATGATAGAATTGTACAAGAAAATAAAGATAGAGGAGCATTAGGTTCTTCAGATGTTTTTACTGCTTCTGTTAATAATCATGAGTGGTATGGTGTTTTATCAACATTAAAAACAAATTTAACAGAAAACTTAGTTTTATCTGCAGGTTTAGATGGAAGATATTATGTAGGTACTCATTATTATGAAATTACAGATTTATTAGGAGGTCAGTTTTACCAAAACCCTAAATCAAATGATAACAACTATAATGCACCTTTACAAGTAGGAGATCGTTTTAATAGAGATTATGAAGGTAGAGTTTTAAAATATGGAACTTTCGCACAATTAGAATATAGTAAAAATGATTTATCATTATTCTTATCACCTTCTATTTCTAATACAAGATATGGTAGATCTAGTTTTTTAGATGATTCATCTAACCCTAATGGAAATGTATCTGATAATGTAAATTTCTTAGGATTTGGAACAAAAGGTGGAGCTAACTATAACTTAGATGATACAAATAATGTGTTTGCAAATATTGGTTATTTTTCTAATGCACCATTTTTAACGGGTGGAGTATTTGTAGACAAAGAATCTGTAGATTTTAATGAAGATGCTACAAATGAAAAAGTATTTAGTGCAGAAATAGGATATGGTTATAGAAGTGATAAGTTCTCTGCAAATGTTAACCTTTATAGAACTTCTTGGTTAGATAAATCTATTGCACCATCAATTCAAGATCCAGATAATGTTGGACAGTATTTAAATACAAACATTACAGGGTTAGATGCATTACACCAAGGTGTAGAAATTGATTTTATTTATAAGTTTTCAGATAAATTAAAGTTAAACGGAATGTTGTCTTTAGGAGACTGGACTTGGCAAAGCGATGTACAAGGAGATGTACTTAAAGATGATGGCTCATTATTTAAGCAAATTATAGTAAATGCTAAAGATTTAAAAGTAAATGATGCTGCACAAACTACCTATGCGTTAGGTTTAACTTATAATGCTTTAGAAAATTCTACTGTATTTTTAGATTATAATTATGCTGGTGATATCTATGCTAATTTTGACTTTAGTAAAGGTACAGAAGATAGAATGAATACTTGGAAATTACCTTCTTATCATTTATTTGATTTAGGCTTTAGACATGGTTTTGAAATAGCAGGTTTAGATACTACTTTATCTGGTAAAATGAATAATATTTTTGATGTAGAATATATTTCTGATGCTTTTGATGACAAGACTTATCATTCAGCAGAAACAGCTAAAGTATATTATGGAGCTGGTAGAACATTTAGTTTAGGTTTAAAAGTTAAATTTTAA
- the pgi gene encoding glucose-6-phosphate isomerase: protein MALKNINPTTTNAWKALTNHFNDIKDIKIKDLYKDEDRKEDFSLIFDDLSVDFSKNRVTKETIDLLLDLAKEVDLKDAIEKQFAGDVINVTEGREVLHTALRSTSDEPILVEGKNIKPQIQAALRKIKSFSNKVISGKWKGYTGKSITDIVNIGIGGSDLGPDMVVESLKFYKNQLTTHFVSNVDGDHVSEVMKTLNPETTLFVIVSKTFTTQETITNAETLKNWFLKSATIFDIPKHFVAVSTNLEAVDNFGIDKANVFPMWNWVGGRFSLWSGVGLSISLSVGYDNYKELLDGAEEMDLHYKNEDFENNIPVILALLSVWYNNFYGAETEAVLPYSQYLAKLPAYLQQAIMESNGKGVDRNGEKVTYQTGTIVWGSTGTNMQHAFMQLVHQGTKLIPADFIGYKESLYGLTDHHKKLMSNYYGQMDALAFGKTKEEVHLELKFSGDEEKIAKLLPFKVFEGNRPSNAILFDKLTPRSLGKLIAMYEHKIFTQGILWNIYSYDQFGVELGKEMAKKLLNKS, encoded by the coding sequence ATGGCATTAAAAAACATCAACCCAACTACAACCAATGCATGGAAAGCATTAACAAATCATTTTAATGATATTAAAGATATCAAGATAAAAGATTTATATAAAGACGAAGATAGAAAAGAAGATTTTTCATTAATATTTGATGATTTATCAGTAGATTTTTCTAAAAATAGAGTGACCAAAGAAACTATTGATTTACTATTAGATCTTGCAAAAGAAGTAGATTTAAAAGATGCTATAGAAAAACAATTTGCTGGTGATGTAATTAATGTAACCGAAGGGAGAGAAGTTTTACACACTGCTTTAAGAAGTACTTCTGATGAACCAATTTTGGTGGAAGGCAAAAATATTAAACCACAAATACAAGCAGCTTTACGTAAAATTAAAAGTTTTTCTAATAAAGTTATTTCTGGTAAATGGAAAGGATATACAGGTAAATCTATTACAGATATTGTAAATATTGGTATTGGAGGATCTGATTTAGGACCAGATATGGTTGTAGAGTCTTTAAAATTTTATAAGAATCAATTAACTACTCATTTTGTATCTAATGTAGATGGAGATCATGTTTCTGAAGTGATGAAAACTTTAAACCCAGAAACTACTTTATTTGTAATTGTGTCTAAAACATTTACAACACAAGAAACCATTACCAATGCAGAAACGCTTAAAAATTGGTTTTTAAAATCGGCAACTATTTTTGATATCCCAAAACACTTTGTGGCGGTTTCTACAAACTTAGAAGCAGTAGATAATTTTGGAATAGATAAAGCAAACGTTTTCCCTATGTGGAACTGGGTTGGTGGTCGTTTTTCTCTTTGGTCTGGAGTTGGTTTGTCTATTAGTTTATCTGTTGGTTACGATAATTATAAAGAACTTTTAGATGGGGCAGAAGAAATGGATCTTCATTATAAAAATGAAGATTTCGAGAACAATATTCCAGTAATTTTAGCATTGTTAAGTGTTTGGTACAATAATTTTTACGGAGCAGAAACAGAAGCAGTTTTACCATATTCTCAGTATTTAGCAAAACTTCCGGCTTATTTACAACAAGCAATTATGGAAAGTAACGGTAAAGGTGTAGATAGAAATGGCGAGAAAGTAACTTACCAAACAGGTACAATTGTTTGGGGAAGCACAGGTACCAATATGCAGCATGCTTTTATGCAATTAGTGCATCAAGGAACCAAATTAATTCCTGCAGATTTTATTGGTTATAAAGAATCTTTATACGGTTTAACAGATCATCATAAAAAATTAATGTCTAATTATTACGGTCAAATGGATGCTTTAGCTTTTGGTAAAACAAAAGAAGAAGTTCATTTAGAATTAAAGTTTTCTGGTGATGAAGAAAAAATTGCGAAACTTTTACCTTTTAAAGTATTTGAAGGAAACAGACCAAGTAATGCTATTTTGTTTGATAAGTTAACACCACGTTCTTTAGGAAAACTAATAGCAATGTATGAACATAAAATTTTTACACAAGGTATTTTATGGAACATTTATAGTTATGACCAATTTGGTGTAGAGCTAGGAAAAGAAATGGCTAAAAAATTGTTGAATAAATCTTAA
- a CDS encoding peptidoglycan DD-metalloendopeptidase family protein, whose product MKKIIFLLVFISSFLSCKKEVEKPVIAPVKVKPKPVYKFGYKIDDYKFIQDTIKSGESFGEILDRHHVGYPKINEISTTIKEVFDVRRLRAGKPYVILSSKDSLEEAKVFIYKDNLINATVVDFKDSIIDAHAYAQPIKTVEKIVEGEINSNLSNAMDSLHLSPNLTYAVADIYAWTLDFYKLQKGDSFKLVFEEKYIKDSLFAGYGEIKSAVFKHKGTDLFAFRYVSDSKLGIPEYYDENGNMLRSQFLKAPIKFQYRISSPYNLKRRIKHYGYRIKPHKGTDFAANEGTPIIATASGTVIESTTRGGNGRFVKIKHNSTYSTQYLHMRKQNVKKGQYVKQGDVIGWVGHTGSTEGRHVCYRFWKNGKQVDPFKEKLPSAEPLKKSLIPEYLEFIKPLKYQLENKILPVKEPEVVEKIAQN is encoded by the coding sequence TTGAAAAAAATAATCTTCCTTTTAGTATTTATTAGCTCCTTTTTATCTTGTAAAAAAGAGGTAGAAAAACCAGTTATAGCGCCAGTTAAAGTAAAACCTAAACCAGTTTATAAATTTGGGTATAAAATTGATGATTATAAATTTATTCAAGATACTATTAAAAGTGGCGAAAGTTTTGGTGAAATTTTAGATAGACACCATGTTGGGTATCCAAAAATTAATGAAATTTCTACAACAATAAAAGAAGTTTTTGATGTTAGAAGATTAAGAGCAGGAAAACCGTATGTAATTTTATCTAGTAAAGATTCATTAGAAGAAGCTAAAGTTTTTATTTATAAGGATAATTTAATTAATGCCACAGTGGTAGATTTTAAAGATTCTATCATTGACGCACATGCCTATGCGCAGCCCATAAAGACAGTAGAGAAAATTGTTGAAGGTGAAATTAACTCTAATCTTTCTAATGCTATGGATAGTTTGCATTTATCACCAAACTTAACCTATGCTGTAGCAGATATTTATGCTTGGACTTTAGATTTTTACAAACTACAGAAAGGAGATTCTTTTAAACTAGTTTTTGAAGAAAAATACATTAAAGATTCCTTATTTGCAGGGTATGGAGAAATTAAATCGGCTGTATTTAAACATAAAGGAACCGATTTATTTGCCTTTAGATACGTGTCGGATTCTAAATTAGGTATTCCGGAGTATTATGATGAAAATGGAAATATGTTGCGTAGCCAATTTTTAAAAGCACCTATAAAATTTCAGTATAGAATTTCTTCTCCTTATAATTTAAAAAGAAGAATAAAACATTACGGCTATAGAATAAAGCCACATAAAGGAACCGATTTTGCTGCAAACGAAGGAACTCCAATTATAGCAACAGCTAGTGGAACAGTTATAGAGTCTACAACAAGAGGAGGGAATGGTAGATTTGTTAAAATAAAACATAATAGTACATATTCTACTCAATATTTACATATGAGAAAGCAAAATGTAAAGAAAGGTCAATATGTAAAACAAGGAGATGTTATAGGATGGGTTGGACATACAGGAAGTACAGAAGGAAGACATGTATGTTATCGCTTCTGGAAAAATGGCAAACAAGTAGATCCTTTTAAAGAAAAATTACCTTCAGCAGAACCTTTAAAGAAAAGTTTAATACCTGAATACTTAGAGTTTATTAAACCGCTTAAATATCAATTAGAAAACAAAATACTTCCGGTTAAGGAGCCAGAAGTTGTAGAAAAAATAGCACAAAATTAA
- a CDS encoding DUF3108 domain-containing protein: MKKYTLLLFTLLFFTMAYSQESSVAFKSGESLRYKMSYSGFLRAGTALLEVVEKDFNGKKVFHTKGTGWTSGMIKWFFSVDDTYESYFDRDTVKPYLFKRKIDEGGYKKHRITSFNYDSNKAYVQDFTLQKDTSVNFSNVQDILSSFYYLRNRNVKKMKEGEEIAIDMFLDSQVYPFKLRFLGRETLRTKFGKINTLIFRPLVQSGRVFKAQESVTLWITDDANKIPIKMKADLAVGSLRAELEHYKGLANPFSKN, translated from the coding sequence ATGAAAAAATATACTCTATTACTTTTTACCCTATTATTCTTTACAATGGCTTATAGTCAAGAGAGTTCTGTTGCTTTTAAGAGTGGAGAATCCCTTCGTTATAAAATGAGTTATAGTGGATTTTTAAGAGCCGGAACTGCCCTTTTAGAAGTTGTAGAAAAAGACTTTAATGGTAAAAAAGTATTTCATACAAAAGGAACCGGTTGGACTTCTGGTATGATTAAATGGTTTTTTAGTGTAGATGATACCTATGAAAGCTACTTTGATAGAGATACCGTAAAACCGTATCTTTTTAAAAGAAAAATTGATGAAGGAGGCTATAAAAAACATAGAATTACTTCTTTTAATTATGATTCTAACAAAGCGTATGTTCAAGATTTTACCCTACAAAAAGACACTTCTGTAAATTTTTCTAATGTACAAGACATACTTTCTTCTTTTTATTATTTAAGAAATAGAAATGTTAAAAAGATGAAAGAAGGAGAAGAAATTGCCATAGATATGTTTTTAGATTCTCAGGTATATCCTTTCAAATTACGTTTTTTAGGAAGAGAAACTTTAAGAACAAAATTTGGTAAAATAAATACTTTAATTTTTAGACCTTTGGTTCAATCTGGTAGAGTCTTTAAAGCGCAAGAAAGTGTTACGCTATGGATTACCGATGATGCTAATAAAATTCCAATTAAAATGAAAGCAGATTTGGCTGTGGGTTCTCTTAGAGCCGAGTTAGAGCATTACAAAGGTTTAGCAAATCCTTTTTCTAAAAATTAA
- a CDS encoding tryptophan 2,3-dioxygenase family protein, whose protein sequence is MNRDEILKAIEEKYDKLGVPVDSMLEGLLWSTPITYWDYIQTDALLGLQTPRTTQPDEMVFIMYHQVNELLFKMILWEIDQIAKTIEVTADKFSMHLGRISRYFDMLCSSFNVMADGMEKEQYLKFRNTLTPASGFQSAQYRKIEFASTELINLIDVRFRDEIDRNSSFKNAYNHLYWQAAGKNYTTGQKSTLLNLFEKKYMGDFIDFMEDYNDINLSLKFKQLPKEVQENEDLIKAMRHYDYTVNVKWVMAHYNAAAKYIGGKEKDLEATGGSNWRKYMHPKYQRRIFYPFLWSQEELKNWGTF, encoded by the coding sequence ATGAATAGAGACGAAATACTAAAAGCAATAGAAGAAAAATACGATAAATTAGGTGTTCCTGTAGATTCTATGCTAGAAGGTTTGCTTTGGAGTACGCCAATAACGTATTGGGACTATATTCAGACAGATGCACTTTTAGGTTTACAAACCCCAAGAACTACACAGCCAGATGAAATGGTTTTTATCATGTATCATCAAGTAAATGAGTTGTTATTTAAAATGATTTTGTGGGAAATTGATCAAATTGCCAAAACGATAGAAGTTACGGCAGATAAATTCTCTATGCATTTAGGCAGAATTAGTCGCTATTTTGATATGTTATGCAGTTCTTTTAATGTGATGGCAGATGGAATGGAGAAGGAGCAATATCTAAAATTTAGAAATACTTTAACGCCTGCTAGCGGTTTTCAATCGGCACAGTATCGTAAAATAGAATTTGCTTCCACAGAATTAATCAATTTAATAGACGTTCGTTTTAGAGATGAAATTGACAGAAATTCATCTTTTAAAAACGCATACAATCATTTGTATTGGCAAGCAGCCGGTAAAAATTACACAACCGGACAAAAATCTACCTTATTAAATCTTTTTGAAAAAAAGTATATGGGAGATTTTATCGATTTTATGGAAGATTATAATGATATTAATTTGTCTTTAAAATTTAAACAACTGCCTAAAGAAGTGCAAGAAAACGAAGATTTAATAAAAGCTATGCGTCATTACGATTATACGGTAAATGTAAAATGGGTGATGGCACATTATAACGCAGCTGCAAAATATATTGGTGGCAAAGAGAAAGATTTAGAAGCTACAGGTGGCAGTAATTGGCGTAAATATATGCATCCAAAATATCAGCGAAGAATTTTTTATCCGTTCTTATGGAGCCAAGAAGAATTGAAAAATTGGGGGACGTTTTAA
- the bioB gene encoding biotin synthase BioB — translation MSKMRNDWTKEEILEIYNKPLMELLYEAATIHRKQHDPNVVQVSTLLSIKTGGCSEDCGYCAQAARYHTDIEGNDLMSVDQVKAEALRAKESGSSRVCMGAAWRNVKDGPQFDQVLEMVRGINKLEMEVCCTLGMITENQAKRLAEAGLYAYNHNLDSSEEYYKKVISTRGYQDRLDTIDNVRKTSVTVCSGGIIGMGESAEDRAGMLVALSTLNPQPESTPINALVPVEGTPLEDQKPVEIWDMVRMVATTRIVMPETQVRLSAGRTQMSREGQAMCFFAGANSIFAGDKLLTTPNPDVNEDMKMFKMLGLKPQKPFTKKMQPETVEAIDSMLETLGEKPKWTRPGHKIDRNEAAKQKGQMLKG, via the coding sequence ATGAGTAAGATGAGAAATGATTGGACAAAAGAAGAAATATTAGAAATTTACAATAAACCATTAATGGAGCTGTTGTACGAAGCCGCCACTATTCATAGAAAACAACATGATCCTAATGTGGTGCAGGTATCTACTTTACTTTCAATAAAAACAGGAGGTTGTTCTGAAGATTGTGGTTATTGCGCACAAGCAGCAAGATATCATACAGATATTGAAGGGAATGATTTAATGTCTGTTGATCAAGTAAAAGCAGAAGCCTTAAGAGCTAAAGAAAGTGGGAGTTCTAGAGTTTGTATGGGAGCAGCTTGGAGAAATGTAAAAGATGGGCCACAGTTTGATCAAGTTTTAGAAATGGTTAGAGGTATTAATAAACTAGAAATGGAGGTTTGTTGTACTTTAGGAATGATTACAGAAAATCAAGCAAAACGTTTAGCAGAAGCAGGTTTGTATGCGTATAATCATAATTTAGATTCATCAGAAGAATATTATAAAAAAGTAATTTCTACACGTGGTTATCAGGATAGATTAGATACGATTGATAATGTTCGTAAAACAAGTGTAACCGTTTGTTCTGGTGGAATTATTGGAATGGGAGAAAGTGCAGAAGATAGAGCGGGAATGTTAGTCGCTTTATCAACTTTAAACCCACAACCAGAATCTACACCAATTAATGCCTTGGTTCCTGTTGAAGGTACTCCTTTAGAGGATCAAAAACCAGTTGAAATTTGGGATATGGTAAGAATGGTAGCAACAACCAGAATTGTAATGCCAGAAACACAAGTTCGTTTATCTGCAGGAAGAACTCAAATGAGTAGAGAAGGGCAAGCAATGTGTTTCTTTGCAGGTGCAAATTCTATTTTTGCTGGAGATAAATTATTAACAACTCCAAATCCTGATGTAAATGAAGATATGAAGATGTTTAAAATGTTAGGTTTAAAACCTCAAAAACCCTTTACAAAAAAGATGCAACCAGAAACGGTAGAGGCTATAGATTCTATGCTAGAGACTTTAGGAGAAAAACCAAAATGGACAAGACCAGGCCATAAAATTGATAGAAATGAAGCGGCCAAACAAAAAGGTCAGATGTTAAAAGGTTAA
- a CDS encoding TonB-dependent siderophore receptor yields the protein MKIKKTIIIILLFVAFQAHAQVEPIKRDTLKEVVITSTRIDLPFKENSRTIDVISSEVIKNSAATNVADLLQQVAGVDIRRRGTAGSQADLYIRGGGFDQTLLLIDGIKMDDSQTGHHTLNAALPIEVIERIEIIKGPAARVFGQNAFTGAINIVTKKKLENIASINVEVGSFGQSNSSVTVGKEFKNSSIIAHVGTLISEGYRHNSDYENKNYLLKGIFNKKKQPIEVIATFFDKKFGANGFYASATATEQYEETESSLLGASTTFRTEKFKITPRVYWKRGQDEYVYIRDNPSVYRNLHISHKVGVETNASYTSALGITGFGVDVSRVFINSNNLGNRKRTMANFFLEHRFKLADGQIDITPGVAVTYFSDFKFQAFPGLDIGLKLADNLKAYGNLGVTYRIPTYTDLYYNDRSTIGNSNLKPEEAFAQEIGLKYNTERFTTSVAIFNRDADNLIDFIRPDTDPTSKYEATNIAKVNTKGFEFNTDYRFKLNEFNQSLSFGYNFLDDDILDQNKDLSRYSLNTLKHQFITRFASKLFKNVRQNIIYKYAERTIGTSYNVWDASIIIDVNKFSFTVTANNIFDADYIESGYVPMPPSNVLFGLRYGF from the coding sequence ATGAAAATTAAAAAGACGATAATAATTATTTTATTATTTGTTGCTTTTCAAGCACATGCGCAGGTAGAACCTATAAAAAGAGACACACTAAAAGAAGTTGTTATTACTTCTACAAGAATAGATTTGCCTTTTAAAGAAAATTCTAGAACTATAGATGTTATTTCATCCGAAGTAATAAAAAATAGTGCAGCTACAAATGTTGCCGATTTGTTACAACAAGTGGCAGGTGTAGATATTAGAAGAAGAGGAACTGCTGGGAGTCAGGCAGATTTATACATTAGAGGTGGTGGTTTTGATCAAACTTTACTTTTAATTGATGGTATTAAAATGGATGATTCTCAAACCGGGCATCACACATTAAATGCAGCTTTACCAATAGAAGTTATTGAAAGAATAGAAATTATTAAAGGTCCTGCAGCAAGAGTTTTTGGGCAGAATGCATTTACCGGAGCAATAAATATTGTTACTAAAAAGAAATTAGAAAATATTGCTTCTATAAATGTAGAAGTTGGTTCTTTTGGGCAATCAAATAGTTCTGTCACAGTTGGTAAAGAATTTAAAAATTCATCAATTATTGCGCATGTTGGTACATTAATTTCAGAAGGTTATAGACATAATTCTGACTATGAAAATAAAAACTATTTATTAAAAGGAATTTTCAATAAGAAAAAACAACCCATAGAAGTAATTGCTACCTTTTTTGATAAAAAATTCGGAGCAAATGGATTTTATGCTAGTGCAACCGCTACAGAACAGTATGAAGAAACGGAGAGTAGCTTATTAGGCGCTTCTACTACTTTTAGAACAGAGAAATTTAAAATAACGCCAAGAGTTTATTGGAAAAGAGGTCAAGATGAATATGTGTATATAAGAGATAACCCAAGCGTTTATAGAAATCTACACATTAGTCATAAAGTAGGTGTAGAAACAAATGCTTCTTACACATCTGCTCTTGGTATTACAGGTTTCGGTGTTGATGTTTCTAGAGTATTTATTAATAGTAATAATTTAGGAAATAGAAAAAGAACAATGGCTAATTTTTTTTTAGAACACCGTTTTAAATTAGCTGATGGCCAAATAGATATTACTCCAGGAGTTGCTGTTACTTATTTTTCTGATTTTAAATTCCAAGCTTTCCCTGGGTTAGATATTGGTTTAAAATTAGCAGATAACTTAAAAGCTTACGGAAACCTAGGTGTTACTTACAGAATACCTACATACACAGATTTGTACTATAATGATAGAAGTACAATTGGAAACTCTAATTTAAAACCAGAAGAAGCATTTGCACAAGAAATTGGTTTAAAATACAACACCGAAAGATTTACAACTTCTGTGGCAATTTTTAATAGAGATGCAGATAATTTAATTGATTTTATTAGACCAGACACAGATCCTACTTCAAAATACGAAGCAACAAATATTGCAAAAGTAAATACCAAAGGTTTTGAGTTTAATACAGATTATCGTTTTAAATTAAATGAGTTTAATCAGTCTTTATCTTTTGGATATAATTTTTTAGATGATGATATTTTAGATCAAAATAAAGATTTATCTCGTTATTCATTAAACACGTTAAAACATCAATTTATAACTCGTTTTGCAAGTAAATTGTTTAAAAATGTAAGGCAAAATATTATTTATAAATATGCAGAAAGAACTATTGGTACAAGTTATAATGTTTGGGATGCTTCTATAATTATAGATGTTAATAAATTTAGTTTTACAGTTACCGCTAATAATATTTTTGATGCCGATTATATAGAATCTGGTTATGTACCAATGCCACCAAGTAATGTTTTATTTGGGTTGCGTTATGGGTTTTAA